From Ascochyta rabiei chromosome 12, complete sequence, the proteins below share one genomic window:
- a CDS encoding Allantoate permease yields the protein MNAALHGWQVIFLFLGPLTPAVGISFWFIMPDIISPQTFQSKDAPRYLPAKISIVILNKQRDEEKSAKGGE from the exons ATGAATGCCGCACTCCACGGCTGGCAGGtcatcttcctcttcttggGTCCTCTCACCCCCGCCGTAGGTATAAGCTTCTGGTTCATCATGCCCGACATCATCTCGCCGCAGACCTTCCAGAGTAAAGACGCGCCGAGGTATCTGCCCGCAAAGATCAGCATCGTGATTCT GAACAAGCAGAGGGACGAGGAGAAGAGCGCAAAAGGCGGCGAGTAG